In a single window of the bacterium genome:
- the acpP gene encoding acyl carrier protein, which produces MASAFDRVKAIVVEQLGVDAAQVTPQSKFVEDLGADSLDVVELVMALEEEFDIEIPDEDAEKIATVGEAIKYIESHVEAPAE; this is translated from the coding sequence ATGGCATCGGCATTTGACCGGGTAAAGGCGATTGTGGTCGAGCAGCTTGGCGTGGACGCCGCCCAGGTGACGCCGCAGTCGAAGTTCGTCGAGGACCTGGGCGCGGATTCGCTCGACGTCGTCGAGCTGGTCATGGCGCTCGAGGAGGAGTTCGACATCGAGATTCCGGACGAGGACGCGGAGAAGATCGCGACCGTCGGCGAGGCGATCAAGTACATCGAGAGCCATGTCGAGGCGCCCGCGGAGTA
- the fabG gene encoding 3-oxoacyl-[acyl-carrier-protein] reductase: protein MIAAGRVALVTGASGGIGRAIAVRLAREGAAVIVHYGRRAEEAEETLRQITDGGGEGIILQADLTDVEACRQCADAAHGWRGRLDIVVNNAGLTRDGLLIRMRDEDWHDIMAINLHATFYLTRAVLREMLRQRWGRIVNITSVVAEVGNPGQANYIAAKAGVIGFTKAVAREVATRGITANAVSPGYIEAGLTGKLTDAQRARFTEHIPVGRTGRPEEVAAAVAFFAAEDTAYITGQVLNVDGGLVMR, encoded by the coding sequence GTGATCGCCGCCGGACGGGTGGCGCTCGTGACCGGCGCCTCCGGCGGGATCGGCCGCGCGATCGCCGTCCGGCTGGCGCGCGAGGGCGCGGCCGTCATCGTTCACTACGGCCGCCGGGCGGAGGAAGCGGAGGAGACGCTGCGGCAGATCACCGACGGCGGCGGCGAGGGCATCATCCTCCAGGCGGATCTGACCGACGTGGAGGCGTGCCGGCAGTGCGCGGACGCGGCCCACGGCTGGCGCGGACGGCTCGACATCGTGGTGAACAACGCGGGCCTCACGCGCGACGGCCTATTGATACGGATGCGGGACGAGGACTGGCACGATATCATGGCGATCAACCTGCACGCGACGTTCTATCTGACGCGCGCAGTGCTGCGGGAGATGCTGCGGCAGCGGTGGGGACGGATCGTCAACATCACGTCCGTCGTCGCGGAGGTTGGGAACCCGGGGCAGGCGAACTACATCGCGGCCAAGGCCGGCGTGATCGGCTTCACGAAGGCGGTCGCGCGGGAAGTGGCTACCCGCGGCATCACGGCCAACGCCGTGTCGCCCGGCTACATCGAGGCCGGGCTGACCGGCAAGCTCACCGACGCGCAGCGCGCGCGCTTCACCGAGCACATCCCGGTGGGGCGCACCGGCCGGCCGGAGGAAGTCGCGGCCGCGGTGGCGTTCTTCGCGGCCGAAGACACAGCGTACATCACGGGGCAGGTCCTGAACGTCGACGGCGGATTGGTCATGCGCTAG
- the fabD gene encoding ACP S-malonyltransferase, whose product MKVAAVFPGQGAQHVGMGRELAERFPEAREVFRRASDAAGIDLYALCADGPEDALRQTANTQPAILAASLACLATVPLAPACAAGLSLGEYTALVCAGAVSLEDAVRLVRLRGQYMQEACDGLDTMMAAVVGLDGERVRAVCEAHAHLGVVEPSNFNSPGQVVVGGEAAAVRAVLDAARAAGARRAIPLAVSAPFHTRLMAPAASRLAADLERMPLRDARIPVIANVSAAPVRTADEIRRALLAQVASPVRWEESVRAMRADGIEVFVEVGPGTTVSGMIRRTVDAVTCHVEDAASREETLALLAAGGTPAPGPGTAAGREGVAR is encoded by the coding sequence GTGAAGGTCGCCGCCGTCTTTCCCGGCCAGGGCGCGCAGCACGTCGGGATGGGCCGCGAACTCGCGGAGCGGTTCCCCGAGGCGCGCGAAGTCTTCCGCCGGGCGAGCGACGCCGCCGGGATCGATCTCTACGCGCTCTGCGCGGACGGCCCGGAAGACGCGCTGCGGCAGACCGCGAACACGCAGCCGGCGATTCTGGCCGCCAGCCTCGCCTGTCTCGCGACGGTGCCGCTTGCGCCGGCGTGCGCGGCGGGGCTGAGTCTCGGCGAGTACACCGCGCTCGTGTGCGCCGGCGCCGTGTCGCTCGAAGACGCGGTCCGCCTGGTGCGGCTGCGCGGACAGTACATGCAGGAGGCCTGCGACGGACTTGACACGATGATGGCCGCGGTCGTCGGGCTCGATGGGGAGCGCGTGCGCGCGGTGTGCGAGGCGCACGCCCACCTCGGCGTGGTCGAGCCGTCCAATTTCAACAGCCCCGGACAGGTGGTCGTGGGCGGGGAAGCGGCGGCCGTGCGGGCCGTCCTCGACGCCGCCCGCGCCGCCGGCGCGCGGCGGGCGATTCCGCTCGCCGTCAGCGCGCCGTTCCACACGCGGCTCATGGCCCCGGCCGCATCCAGGCTCGCCGCCGATCTCGAGCGGATGCCGCTGCGCGACGCGCGCATCCCGGTGATCGCCAATGTCTCGGCGGCGCCGGTGCGCACCGCGGACGAGATCCGGCGGGCGCTGCTCGCCCAGGTCGCCTCCCCGGTGCGGTGGGAAGAATCGGTGCGCGCGATGCGGGCGGACGGCATCGAGGTGTTCGTCGAAGTCGGCCCCGGCACGACCGTGAGCGGGATGATCCGCCGCACCGTCGACGCCGTGACGTGCCACGTCGAGGACGCCGCGTCGCGCGAGGAGACGCTCGCCCTGCTGGCCGCGGGCGGGACCCCCGCGCCGGGACCCGGCACGGCGGCGGGACGTGAGGGGGTCGCTCGGTGA
- a CDS encoding beta-ketoacyl-ACP synthase III: MRSGSTIVGMGRCVPERVLANAELAASVSTTDAWIESHTGIRERHIAGPETATSDLAYGAAVEALGAAGITAADVDLIVVGTTTPDMVFPNVACLLQKRLGTRTVGCLDVSAACSSFMYALSVAHASIVAGQAQTVLVVGAETLSRITNWQDRSTCILFGDAAGAAVVRPARDGYGFLSFALGGDGAAGGHQLYLPAGGSRKPASFETVEQNEHTIRMEGPEVYKFAVRTIPRAALEAIAKAGLAPGDIDFVIPHQANLRIIQSAAHWLRVPIEKFYINVQHYGNTSAASVPVALYEAVAAERVREGDVGVMVAFGAGYTWGACAIRWGGAA, translated from the coding sequence GTGCGAAGCGGATCCACGATCGTGGGCATGGGCCGGTGCGTGCCCGAGCGCGTGCTGGCCAACGCCGAGCTCGCAGCCTCCGTCTCGACGACGGACGCGTGGATCGAGTCGCACACCGGGATCCGCGAGCGCCACATCGCGGGGCCCGAGACCGCGACCTCCGATCTGGCGTACGGCGCCGCGGTGGAGGCGCTCGGCGCGGCCGGGATCACCGCCGCGGACGTGGACCTGATCGTCGTCGGCACGACCACGCCCGACATGGTCTTTCCGAACGTGGCGTGCCTCTTGCAGAAGCGCCTCGGCACGCGCACCGTCGGATGTCTCGACGTCTCGGCGGCGTGCTCCAGCTTCATGTACGCGCTCAGCGTCGCCCACGCTTCGATCGTCGCGGGCCAGGCCCAAACCGTGCTCGTCGTCGGGGCCGAGACGCTGTCCCGGATCACCAACTGGCAGGACCGGTCGACGTGCATTCTCTTCGGGGACGCCGCCGGCGCGGCGGTGGTCCGGCCGGCGCGGGACGGCTACGGCTTCCTGTCCTTCGCGCTCGGCGGCGACGGCGCCGCCGGGGGCCACCAGCTCTACCTGCCGGCCGGCGGTAGCCGGAAGCCCGCGTCGTTCGAAACGGTCGAGCAGAACGAGCACACGATCCGCATGGAGGGGCCGGAGGTTTACAAGTTCGCCGTCCGGACGATCCCGCGGGCGGCGCTGGAGGCGATCGCCAAGGCGGGGCTCGCGCCGGGCGACATCGACTTCGTGATCCCGCACCAGGCCAACCTCCGCATCATCCAGTCGGCGGCCCACTGGCTGCGCGTGCCGATCGAGAAGTTCTACATCAACGTACAGCACTACGGCAACACGTCCGCGGCGTCCGTGCCGGTGGCGCTCTACGAAGCGGTGGCCGCCGAGCGCGTGCGCGAGGGCGACGTCGGCGTGATGGTCGCGTTCGGCGCCGGGTACACCTGGGGCGCGTGCGCGATCCGGTGGGGCGGCGCGGCGTGA